From Verrucomicrobiia bacterium, the proteins below share one genomic window:
- a CDS encoding MASE1 domain-containing protein, with the protein MKPRHRNLVLIAGVAAVYFLAARLGLSLAFEHRIASPVWPPSGLALAAVLLLGRRVWPGIALGAFLANASVLWGSGAHWVVIGIASVGVCLGNTAEALIGAWLVERYADGRQALSRPATILWFVLLAGFCSSALSASDGMLVCALGGFTLWAHAGDLWLTWWFGDAVSIILIAPLILAWTTRWRPLARRKRWEAAALFSVLIVACQVVFGGWLASGLEGIHLPILLAPVLVWIALRFGRRGTTTASFIAVCFAVVSTFHGNGPFAVPNPNTSLLLLQNFIIVVTVLCLLLAAEVENGRETQAGLRASEQRYRALSELGRRLSAASKPKDAARIIVEIADTLFGWDACVLDLSLVGHSVIETVFCVDTINGQRTEVPLPSAPPGAFARNVLKSGARLVLRPEAATFDSETVPFGDAARPSRSLMYVPLRAGESAIGIFSIQSYKANAYTETDLRLLQSLADHCGGALERIRAQEEIQRLNRQLRRHLEELQTIFDVAPVGLAVARDPDCRVITGNPACQALLRGQSVLSQNGAQGNGPTPRILRRGREVPAGELPMQFAARHGIPVRGEEIDLVFEDGLVINSLVSASPLYDETGRVRGSLGVLVDLSERKRAEAALQERAQEILRLNEELERRVLERTAQLEAINKELEAFSYSVSHDLRAPLRSIRGFSEVLLERYTSKLDGRGQEFLRRSCESSRHMDKLIEALLQLSRVSRCELQPQTVNLSALAVDILAGLQEDDPGRPVRTSIAPALLAKGDERLLRVLLDNLLRNAWKFTAKQTPACIEFGQLSGPDPAFFVRDNGAGFDMAYAGKLFGVFQRLHSTAEFPGTGVGLATVQRIINRHRGRIWVEAATNQGATFFFTLPGK; encoded by the coding sequence ATGAAACCACGGCATCGGAATCTGGTGCTCATCGCCGGGGTGGCGGCTGTTTATTTTCTGGCGGCCAGGCTCGGTCTTTCACTCGCCTTTGAACATCGGATTGCGTCTCCGGTCTGGCCGCCAAGCGGTCTGGCGTTGGCAGCGGTGCTTCTTCTAGGGCGGCGGGTCTGGCCTGGTATTGCACTTGGGGCATTCCTGGCGAACGCGTCGGTTCTATGGGGCAGCGGAGCCCACTGGGTTGTCATCGGGATCGCCAGTGTTGGTGTATGCTTGGGGAATACGGCTGAAGCGCTCATCGGGGCATGGCTGGTCGAACGTTACGCCGATGGGCGGCAGGCCTTGAGCCGGCCAGCAACGATCCTGTGGTTCGTCCTTCTGGCGGGTTTTTGCAGCAGCGCCCTGAGCGCTTCCGATGGGATGCTCGTTTGCGCGCTGGGCGGGTTTACGCTCTGGGCTCACGCGGGGGACCTGTGGCTGACCTGGTGGTTTGGCGATGCGGTCAGCATTATCCTCATCGCGCCGTTGATTCTTGCGTGGACAACCCGCTGGCGGCCTTTGGCGCGCCGCAAGCGTTGGGAAGCTGCCGCGTTATTCTCTGTTCTGATAGTGGCGTGCCAGGTTGTATTCGGGGGGTGGCTGGCTTCTGGACTTGAGGGCATTCACTTGCCGATTCTGCTGGCGCCGGTACTGGTCTGGATTGCCCTGCGTTTTGGCCGGCGTGGAACGACAACCGCGAGCTTCATAGCGGTTTGTTTCGCTGTGGTATCTACTTTTCACGGCAACGGGCCCTTTGCGGTTCCCAACCCGAACACTTCGCTGTTGCTCTTGCAGAATTTCATCATCGTCGTCACGGTGCTTTGCCTGCTCCTTGCCGCCGAGGTCGAGAACGGGCGTGAGACACAGGCCGGTTTGCGCGCCTCTGAGCAGCGTTACCGCGCCCTATCGGAGCTGGGCCGGCGCCTCAGCGCAGCTTCCAAGCCGAAAGACGCCGCGCGAATTATCGTGGAAATCGCCGACACCCTCTTCGGATGGGACGCCTGTGTGCTGGACCTCTCTTTGGTCGGGCATTCTGTCATCGAAACGGTTTTCTGTGTAGATACCATTAATGGACAGCGCACAGAAGTCCCCTTGCCCTCGGCTCCGCCCGGAGCGTTTGCCCGGAATGTCCTCAAGAGCGGCGCTCGGCTCGTGCTTCGACCCGAAGCCGCCACTTTTGACTCTGAGACCGTTCCTTTCGGGGACGCGGCGCGGCCCTCCCGCTCCCTGATGTATGTCCCGTTGCGGGCGGGCGAGTCTGCCATAGGCATCTTCTCGATACAGAGCTACAAAGCCAATGCCTACACCGAAACGGACCTGCGCCTGCTGCAGTCTCTGGCTGATCATTGCGGCGGGGCGCTGGAGCGCATCCGCGCGCAGGAGGAGATTCAACGGCTCAATCGCCAACTGCGCCGGCACCTGGAAGAACTCCAAACCATCTTTGACGTTGCCCCCGTGGGCCTGGCTGTGGCCCGCGACCCCGATTGCCGGGTCATCACTGGCAACCCGGCGTGCCAGGCCCTCTTGCGTGGGCAGTCGGTCCTTTCCCAAAACGGCGCTCAAGGAAACGGCCCCACCCCGCGCATCCTGCGCCGGGGCCGCGAGGTTCCCGCGGGCGAGTTACCCATGCAATTTGCCGCCCGCCATGGCATCCCGGTCCGCGGCGAGGAAATCGATCTCGTTTTTGAAGACGGCCTTGTCATCAATTCGTTGGTGTCGGCCTCCCCTCTTTATGATGAGACGGGGCGGGTCCGCGGGAGCTTGGGAGTTTTGGTCGATCTTAGCGAACGCAAGAGGGCTGAAGCCGCGCTTCAGGAGCGCGCCCAGGAGATTCTTAGATTGAACGAGGAACTCGAGCGCCGCGTCCTGGAACGCACCGCCCAACTGGAGGCAATTAACAAGGAACTCGAGGCCTTCTCCTATTCGGTTTCGCATGATTTACGCGCCCCCTTGCGCAGCATCCGCGGGTTCAGCGAAGTTCTCCTGGAACGTTATACCTCCAAACTCGACGGGCGTGGCCAGGAGTTTTTGCGGCGCTCCTGCGAATCCAGCCGGCACATGGATAAACTCATCGAGGCGCTCCTGCAACTCTCACGTGTTAGCCGCTGCGAACTCCAGCCCCAGACGGTGAACTTAAGCGCCCTGGCGGTCGATATTCTCGCCGGACTCCAGGAAGACGACCCTGGCCGCCCAGTAAGAACTTCCATTGCCCCGGCCTTGCTTGCGAAGGGTGACGAACGGCTCCTGCGGGTGCTGTTAGATAACCTGCTGCGCAATGCCTGGAAGTTTACGGCCAAACAAACCCCCGCCTGCATCGAGTTTGGCCAACTCTCCGGACCCGACCCGGCCTTCTTCGTGCGCGACAATGGCGCCGGGTTCGAT
- the argB gene encoding acetylglutamate kinase, with the protein MQDLIAKATTLLEALPYIQRFSGATFVIKYGGSFMDSPDLKVRTGVARDVVFLEAVEINPVVVHGGGKAISRAMEKAGLHANFIQGQRVTDAATVQIVDEVLSRQINPELVAAINSMGGAARGFAGPDIFKCKKKVVEGPGGEQVDIGYVGEVTEVNIGPLCDCIEQGITPVISPTARGEDGHIYNCNADVAAAQTAIGLKARRLVFMSDVPGLMQDPKRPKSLISQLKTSQVDALKRERVIDQGMIPKVESAVAAIQSGVEKVSFVDGRVPHAVLLEIFTDAGIGTEIIL; encoded by the coding sequence ATGCAAGACCTAATCGCCAAAGCAACGACACTGCTCGAAGCCCTGCCGTACATCCAGAGATTTAGCGGCGCCACTTTCGTCATTAAATATGGCGGCAGCTTTATGGATTCGCCCGACCTTAAAGTCCGGACGGGTGTGGCGCGCGACGTGGTCTTTCTCGAAGCTGTCGAAATCAATCCGGTCGTTGTCCATGGCGGTGGCAAGGCTATCAGCCGGGCGATGGAGAAGGCCGGCCTTCACGCCAACTTTATTCAAGGGCAACGGGTCACAGACGCCGCAACGGTTCAGATAGTTGATGAGGTCCTCTCGCGCCAGATTAACCCGGAACTCGTCGCGGCCATTAACTCGATGGGAGGGGCTGCGCGGGGATTTGCGGGACCTGACATATTCAAATGCAAGAAGAAGGTGGTTGAAGGGCCTGGCGGCGAGCAGGTGGATATTGGGTATGTTGGTGAAGTCACTGAGGTGAACATCGGCCCGCTCTGCGACTGCATCGAGCAGGGCATTACGCCGGTGATCAGCCCGACAGCCAGGGGAGAGGATGGCCACATCTACAATTGCAACGCCGATGTGGCTGCGGCCCAAACGGCCATTGGCCTTAAAGCGCGCCGGCTGGTCTTTATGAGCGATGTGCCCGGCCTGATGCAGGACCCCAAACGGCCCAAGAGCCTCATTTCACAACTCAAAACCAGCCAGGTCGATGCGCTTAAAAGAGAGCGGGTCATCGATCAAGGCATGATCCCCAAGGTCGAGAGCGCCGTCGCGGCCATTCAGTCTGGCGTTGAAAAGGTTTCCTTCGTGGATGGCCGTGTGCCGCACGCGGTGCTCCTGGAGATTTTCACTGATGCAGGGATAGGAACCGAGATCATTTTGTAA
- a CDS encoding BON domain-containing protein: MKSISALAIVSVLLLAAGCTSPYGGSDYNTVSSPYIGTQSDQAIESDVRSELDHYGDLAANTSHVRIIAQNGTVTLVGTVPTERDRQMVDAAVRNTAGVVAVNDELQVTYPPSVSYRQPAPVYATPQTVPPAPVIATPNTAPVVTAPPPSLTMQASNAGDQVLADRVVRTLKSDGIAPTDLPSVSVSIVNGAAYVRGTVQNEQEHQALIASVQRTPGVTAVYDQLTVR; the protein is encoded by the coding sequence ATGAAAAGCATTAGTGCGTTGGCTATCGTTTCTGTTTTATTATTGGCGGCAGGCTGCACGTCGCCTTACGGAGGCTCGGATTACAATACAGTTTCAAGCCCCTATATCGGAACCCAGTCGGACCAAGCCATCGAGAGCGACGTCCGCTCGGAACTTGACCACTATGGAGACCTCGCTGCAAACACCTCGCATGTGCGCATCATCGCTCAAAATGGGACGGTGACATTGGTAGGGACGGTGCCGACCGAGAGAGACCGGCAGATGGTCGATGCGGCCGTGAGAAATACCGCCGGCGTTGTGGCTGTGAACGATGAGTTGCAGGTCACCTATCCGCCATCGGTCTCCTACAGGCAACCGGCGCCCGTCTATGCAACTCCACAAACCGTCCCGCCCGCCCCGGTGATTGCCACGCCCAACACGGCCCCTGTCGTTACGGCGCCTCCGCCCTCATTGACCATGCAGGCCTCGAACGCTGGTGATCAAGTCCTTGCCGACAGGGTCGTTCGCACCCTGAAGAGTGACGGAATCGCGCCGACGGACCTGCCGTCCGTGTCCGTCAGCATTGTCAACGGCGCCGCTTACGTGCGGGGCACAGTCCAGAACGAGCAAGAGCACCAGGCCCTCATCGCCTCCGTCCAACGCACCCCAGGCGTGACGGCGGTCTATGATCAATTGACAGTGCGCTAA
- a CDS encoding ThuA domain-containing protein has protein sequence MNTNFRLIASGVFLGFCLAAPAQSASAPSKSAARILLVTGIDYPGHLWKQTAPALRDLLEKDSRLTVRVVEDPHFLDSWAITNYDAIVLHWKNWEVPGPGQAARENLKRFVENGGGLMLTHFACGAWYGEWPEFKNLAGRAWFGQEGRQHDPRGKFTIAIVDQAHPVTRGLASFQTDDELYTCLTGDAPIHVLAQARSKVDGKEYPMAFVLNYGKGRVFHTTLGHDVTALTNNAVPELLRRGCAWAAGLAPRS, from the coding sequence ATGAACACGAATTTTCGGCTCATTGCCTCAGGAGTCTTTCTTGGGTTCTGCCTGGCGGCTCCGGCGCAGAGCGCATCCGCGCCGTCCAAATCGGCTGCGCGCATCCTGCTGGTCACCGGCATCGATTATCCCGGGCACCTATGGAAGCAAACCGCGCCGGCACTTCGGGACTTGCTCGAGAAAGATTCACGCCTCACGGTGCGCGTCGTCGAGGACCCGCATTTCCTCGACTCCTGGGCCATTACCAATTATGACGCCATTGTCCTGCACTGGAAGAATTGGGAGGTGCCGGGCCCCGGGCAGGCGGCGCGCGAGAATCTGAAACGGTTCGTTGAGAACGGCGGCGGGTTGATGCTCACGCATTTTGCCTGCGGCGCTTGGTATGGCGAATGGCCGGAGTTCAAGAACCTTGCTGGCCGCGCCTGGTTCGGCCAGGAGGGGCGCCAGCATGATCCGCGCGGAAAATTCACGATCGCGATTGTGGACCAGGCGCATCCCGTCACCCGCGGCCTGGCTTCATTCCAGACCGACGACGAACTCTACACTTGCCTGACCGGTGATGCGCCCATCCACGTGCTGGCCCAGGCGCGGTCCAAGGTGGACGGCAAAGAATATCCGATGGCATTTGTCTTAAATTACGGCAAAGGCCGCGTGTTTCACACCACCCTGGGCCACGATGTCACAGCGCTGACCAACAATGCGGTGCCAGAGTTACTCCGGCGCGGCTGCGCCTGGGCGGCGGGCCTTGCGCCCAGGTCATAG
- a CDS encoding Gfo/Idh/MocA family oxidoreductase — MATQLQLIQSDGITRRNFLKTSTAAAAATALGTLDLARSAHAAGSGVIRVGMIGCGGRNTGAGAQALRADPGARLVAMCDIFLDRVKRAREAIKSDLAGSQRAGQVQVPEDQCLVGFESYKKVIEASDVVLIANAAKFHPLHLMAAIRAGKHVFVEKPHGIDPYGIKMVQAACALAREKKLSVQSGLHSRHHPGYIETVQRIHDGAIGKVVGIEENFLRAPYGVIGRDPGLTELQYQVSTQYHFNWLSGDDVVQSLVHNVDRASWVLHNTAPVKCHGLGGRSTMVEEIYGNVFDHHGVIYEFGNGVRMYAFCRTTNGCYDESSSLVFGAKGKASILNCRIWGAINWRWSGGGTDPHQVDPYQIEHDKLFAAVRSGNPINAGDYMARSTMIGIMGQISCYTGKEIAWDEINASEFYYPPKPEDCHDGMEPPVTKGADGSYQVYKPGQTKLI, encoded by the coding sequence ATGGCAACGCAATTGCAGCTCATCCAATCGGACGGCATAACCCGCCGCAATTTCCTCAAGACCTCCACCGCCGCTGCTGCGGCCACGGCGCTGGGCACGCTGGACCTTGCCCGCAGCGCGCACGCTGCCGGCAGCGGTGTCATCCGGGTTGGCATGATCGGGTGCGGCGGCCGCAACACCGGCGCAGGCGCCCAGGCGCTCCGGGCCGATCCTGGGGCGCGGCTGGTCGCGATGTGCGACATCTTTCTCGACCGGGTGAAACGGGCGCGCGAGGCCATCAAAAGCGATCTGGCGGGTTCGCAAAGGGCCGGCCAGGTCCAGGTGCCGGAGGATCAATGCCTGGTTGGATTCGAGAGCTACAAGAAGGTCATTGAGGCGTCGGACGTTGTCCTGATAGCAAACGCAGCGAAGTTTCATCCGCTCCATCTGATGGCCGCCATCCGGGCCGGCAAACATGTCTTTGTCGAGAAACCGCACGGCATCGACCCATACGGGATCAAGATGGTCCAGGCTGCCTGTGCGTTGGCCCGGGAAAAGAAGCTCAGTGTGCAGTCGGGTTTGCACAGCCGCCATCATCCCGGATATATCGAGACGGTCCAGCGCATCCACGACGGGGCCATCGGCAAGGTGGTGGGGATCGAGGAGAATTTCCTGCGCGCGCCCTACGGTGTTATCGGACGCGACCCCGGGCTGACGGAGCTTCAGTATCAGGTCAGCACGCAGTACCATTTCAACTGGTTGTCGGGCGACGACGTGGTGCAGTCGCTCGTCCACAATGTGGACCGGGCGAGTTGGGTGCTGCACAATACGGCGCCTGTTAAATGCCATGGGCTGGGGGGCCGCTCGACGATGGTCGAGGAGATTTATGGCAACGTGTTCGATCATCATGGTGTGATTTATGAGTTCGGCAATGGCGTGCGGATGTATGCATTCTGCCGGACCACCAACGGCTGCTACGATGAGTCTTCGAGCCTCGTCTTCGGCGCCAAAGGCAAAGCATCCATCCTGAATTGCCGCATCTGGGGCGCCATCAACTGGCGCTGGAGCGGTGGCGGAACGGACCCGCACCAGGTCGATCCGTACCAGATCGAGCACGACAAACTTTTTGCCGCGGTCCGTTCCGGCAATCCGATCAATGCGGGCGATTACATGGCGCGCAGCACCATGATTGGCATCATGGGCCAGATTTCCTGCTATACAGGAAAGGAGATTGCCTGGGATGAAATCAACGCCTCAGAGTTTTATTACCCGCCCAAGCCCGAGGATTGCCACGACGGCATGGAACCGCCCGTCACCAAAGGCGCAGACGGCAGCTATCAAGTCTATAAACCAGGACAGACCAAGCTCATTTAA
- a CDS encoding sugar phosphate isomerase/epimerase: MKIGFHTDAFNSAYWSFDKCLAWARQNRVHFIECGLIDGVSWIHGLGYQPHVALYEDPVLLRSKMDKFGVQFSQVDAAFPLSGEDGPLRGVPYVMKSIAWAAQTGCPRVDTTDGLHQPEGLPDKESLGLMKRSYEQILKVAEAHRVTVNIEPHGYFTTNPEMMARMLAFSPSPFLRMNMDTGNTFIAGRDPVAFLKRFIRKTSHVHVKDVSESLAQAVRGGQTGIAVSHCSLGEGVNAQNIRRCLALLRDAGYNGVLSIECEGAGGPLIEKSLAWLRKTLKELGIKESC; this comes from the coding sequence GTGAAGATTGGCTTTCACACCGACGCGTTTAATTCCGCCTATTGGTCCTTCGATAAGTGTCTCGCCTGGGCCAGGCAAAATCGAGTCCACTTCATCGAGTGCGGGCTCATTGACGGGGTGAGCTGGATTCATGGCCTGGGCTACCAGCCGCACGTGGCGCTGTATGAAGACCCCGTGTTGCTCCGCAGCAAGATGGATAAGTTCGGCGTGCAATTCTCCCAGGTCGATGCCGCCTTCCCGCTCTCCGGCGAGGATGGCCCGCTGCGCGGCGTGCCTTACGTGATGAAATCAATCGCCTGGGCTGCGCAGACCGGCTGTCCGCGCGTCGATACTACCGACGGACTGCACCAGCCCGAGGGCTTGCCAGATAAAGAATCCCTGGGGCTGATGAAACGCAGCTACGAGCAGATACTCAAGGTAGCCGAGGCCCACCGCGTGACTGTGAACATCGAGCCGCATGGGTACTTCACTACGAATCCGGAGATGATGGCCCGGATGCTGGCCTTTAGCCCCAGCCCGTTTCTGCGGATGAATATGGACACGGGCAATACGTTCATTGCCGGCCGTGATCCAGTGGCATTCCTGAAGCGCTTTATACGCAAGACCAGCCACGTTCATGTGAAGGATGTCTCTGAATCGCTGGCCCAAGCGGTTCGAGGCGGCCAGACAGGCATTGCGGTTAGTCACTGCTCGCTTGGCGAGGGTGTAAATGCCCAGAATATACGCCGGTGCCTGGCGCTGCTTCGGGATGCCGGGTACAACGGCGTGTTGAGCATTGAATGCGAAGGAGCAGGTGGGCCGTTGATCGAGAAATCGCTCGCCTGGCTGCGGAAAACGCTGAAAGAACTGGGCATCAAGGAAAGTTGTTGA
- the purE gene encoding 5-(carboxyamino)imidazole ribonucleotide mutase, with translation MAEKKKISKDTARVGILMGSDSDWPTMKAAADACAEFGIAHEVRVISAHRAPQDLARYASSAHKRGLCVLIAGAGGAAHLPGVAAAFTPLPVIGVPIAGKFLKGLDSLMSIVQMPSGVPVATVAIGGARNAGLLAVQILAVSNPGLQQKYLEFKGRLAEDSRAKNRNLAL, from the coding sequence ATGGCGGAAAAAAAGAAGATTTCCAAGGACACGGCGCGGGTTGGCATCCTGATGGGGAGCGATTCGGACTGGCCGACGATGAAAGCGGCTGCGGATGCCTGCGCAGAATTTGGCATTGCCCACGAGGTGCGGGTGATTTCGGCGCATCGGGCGCCGCAGGACCTGGCGCGCTACGCCAGCAGCGCTCATAAGCGCGGGCTGTGCGTCCTGATAGCCGGGGCAGGGGGCGCCGCGCATTTGCCGGGTGTGGCGGCGGCGTTCACACCATTGCCGGTTATTGGGGTGCCCATTGCGGGCAAGTTCCTCAAAGGGCTCGATTCTCTGATGTCTATTGTCCAAATGCCCAGCGGGGTTCCGGTGGCAACGGTGGCCATTGGTGGGGCGCGCAATGCCGGCTTGCTGGCTGTGCAGATACTGGCGGTGTCGAATCCGGGGTTGCAACAGAAGTATCTCGAGTTTAAAGGGCGTCTAGCGGAGGATTCCCGGGCCAAGAATCGCAATCTCGCACTCTGA
- a CDS encoding glutamate--tRNA ligase family protein, which yields MKPRVRFAPSPTGFLHIGGARTALFNWLYARHTGGAFILRIEDTDVARNTQEAVDVILNGLRWLGLDWDEGPISGEVTGSSKGSYGPYFQSQRKENYQRRVEALLSHGLAYEDEGAVRFKMPREPITIPDLVVGEVRRELTDREQKDPDFVIVRSDGQPVFHLVNVVDDLEMNITHVIRGEDHLSNTAKHIALLRAFGIEPPQYAHIPLILNIDGTKMSKRDSGASLAAYIDEGFVPEAVVNYLCLLGWSPKKNREKMPITEVIEAFDLPQILRHNARFDMSKLTWLNGEYVRDMDADRFYELSVHALSRAGLDTARFPVAYVKAALDTCKGKFKLFSELPAYAGFYFKEEIQYDPEAAARDFNPENKPRLARLREALGNLAPFEPDPIGNTLKTVAAELGVKPGVLVHPTRLACCGSTAGPSLYHLLAILGKDRALQRIDRALAHMS from the coding sequence ATGAAACCTCGAGTACGTTTTGCCCCAAGTCCCACCGGGTTCCTCCATATCGGCGGCGCCCGGACAGCCTTGTTCAATTGGCTTTACGCGCGCCACACCGGCGGGGCCTTTATCTTGCGTATCGAAGACACCGATGTGGCCCGCAACACTCAGGAGGCGGTTGATGTCATCCTGAATGGATTGCGTTGGCTCGGACTCGACTGGGACGAAGGACCCATCAGCGGGGAAGTCACCGGTTCAAGCAAAGGCTCTTATGGCCCTTACTTTCAGAGCCAGCGGAAGGAGAATTACCAGCGGCGTGTCGAGGCGCTTTTGTCCCATGGGCTGGCCTATGAGGATGAAGGGGCCGTCCGATTCAAAATGCCGCGCGAGCCCATTACGATTCCCGACCTGGTCGTCGGAGAGGTCCGGCGTGAGTTGACTGACCGCGAGCAAAAGGACCCGGATTTTGTTATCGTGCGCTCGGACGGCCAGCCGGTGTTTCATTTGGTCAACGTGGTGGACGACCTCGAGATGAACATCACCCATGTGATTCGCGGCGAAGACCATCTGAGCAACACCGCCAAACATATCGCCCTGTTACGCGCCTTCGGTATCGAGCCGCCCCAATACGCCCATATCCCCCTCATCCTGAATATCGACGGCACCAAGATGAGCAAGCGCGACAGCGGCGCGTCGCTGGCTGCTTACATCGACGAGGGGTTCGTTCCCGAAGCCGTTGTCAATTATCTCTGCTTGCTGGGGTGGTCACCCAAGAAAAATCGCGAGAAGATGCCCATCACGGAAGTTATCGAGGCCTTCGACCTCCCTCAAATTCTGCGCCACAACGCCCGGTTCGATATGAGCAAATTAACCTGGCTCAATGGAGAATACGTACGCGACATGGACGCCGACCGCTTTTATGAACTGTCGGTTCACGCTCTGTCGCGCGCGGGTTTGGACACGGCCCGTTTCCCGGTCGCTTACGTCAAAGCCGCCCTCGATACCTGCAAGGGCAAGTTCAAACTCTTCAGTGAATTGCCCGCTTACGCCGGATTCTATTTCAAGGAAGAAATCCAATATGACCCCGAAGCGGCAGCGAGGGATTTCAACCCGGAGAACAAGCCGCGCCTGGCCAGATTGCGGGAGGCGCTGGGAAATCTCGCTCCGTTCGAGCCCGACCCGATCGGCAACACCTTGAAAACAGTCGCCGCTGAACTCGGGGTTAAGCCGGGCGTGCTGGTCCATCCCACCCGGCTGGCCTGCTGTGGGAGCACTGCCGGCCCGAGCCTTTATCATCTACTGGCAATTTTAGGCAAAGACCGCGCCTTGCAGCGCATTGACCGTGCCTTGGCCCACATGAGCTAA
- a CDS encoding response regulator transcription factor translates to MPNISVLLVDDHNVVRQGLKALLTAEPDITVVGEAQTGREAVNLAERFHPEVVVMDLAMPLLNGWEATRQILRAVPTAKILILSTYDDDDHVQQAIAAGAAAYLIKQTAAADLVKAIREVKKGNAYFSPAIAQRLREQTCKSLAGDSSGKPANVELTLREAEVLQLIAEGFANKQIAGELGLSVKTVEKHRQQVMNKLDIHDTASLVRHAAARGIIETNLAGVPQL, encoded by the coding sequence ATGCCAAATATCAGCGTATTGCTTGTGGACGATCACAATGTAGTTCGGCAGGGCCTCAAAGCCCTTTTAACCGCCGAACCCGACATCACAGTGGTGGGTGAGGCCCAAACAGGGCGCGAGGCGGTTAATCTCGCGGAACGATTCCACCCCGAGGTGGTCGTCATGGACCTGGCGATGCCGCTGCTCAACGGCTGGGAAGCCACCCGCCAGATTCTTCGGGCTGTGCCCACTGCCAAAATACTCATCCTCTCGACCTACGATGATGATGACCATGTGCAACAGGCCATTGCCGCCGGAGCCGCCGCCTACCTGATTAAGCAGACCGCCGCTGCTGACCTGGTCAAGGCCATCCGCGAGGTGAAAAAGGGCAATGCCTATTTCAGCCCCGCGATTGCCCAACGGCTGCGGGAGCAAACCTGCAAGTCGTTGGCGGGTGATTCCTCAGGCAAGCCGGCCAATGTCGAACTCACGCTGCGGGAAGCCGAGGTGCTGCAACTCATTGCCGAGGGGTTTGCCAACAAACAAATCGCCGGCGAGTTGGGATTGAGTGTCAAAACAGTCGAGAAACACCGTCAGCAAGTGATGAACAAATTGGATATTCATGACACCGCCAGCCTTGTGCGGCACGCCGCCGCCCGGGGCATCATTGAAACCAACCTTGCCGGCGTGCCGCAGCTCTAA
- a CDS encoding response regulator: protein MRKNQFILLAEDDPNDVLLIQRAFEKAGLQQSLKVVRDGDEAIEYLSGQGNFSNRERFPIPFLLLLDLKMPATDGFEVLRWVRAEAELKRLLVVVLTSSNLQADVDRAYELGANSYLVKPVEFAQMVNMIQRFETYWSEINRTPTGPASPSAARTETLAR, encoded by the coding sequence ATGCGAAAAAACCAATTCATTCTCCTGGCTGAAGATGACCCGAACGACGTGTTGCTCATCCAGCGCGCCTTTGAGAAGGCCGGCTTGCAGCAGTCCCTGAAAGTTGTTCGCGACGGAGATGAGGCCATCGAGTACTTAAGCGGCCAGGGCAACTTTTCCAATCGGGAACGGTTTCCGATCCCCTTCCTGCTGCTGCTGGACCTGAAAATGCCCGCCACCGATGGATTTGAGGTATTGCGGTGGGTTCGGGCGGAGGCGGAGTTGAAACGGCTGCTGGTGGTGGTGCTCACCTCCTCGAATCTTCAGGCTGATGTTGATCGGGCTTATGAACTGGGTGCCAATTCTTATTTGGTCAAGCCGGTTGAGTTCGCGCAAATGGTCAACATGATTCAACGCTTCGAGACCTACTGGAGCGAGATCAATCGCACGCCCACCGGGCCGGCTTCTCCGAGTGCCGCGCGAACCGAGACCCTGGCGCGTTGA
- a CDS encoding response regulator has translation MNEQLATTPATSRDGSRGKRRLPICVATVLHIDDDPNDTELLRAAARRAGAEFLLHNVNDGEQAIAYLSGQGLFADRQVYQRPSLVLLDLKMPRATGFEILGWIRNHAELGKIPVVVLSGSELKADIQRAYDIGANSYLIKPPGFQDLVQLVRSLHAVWLANPPQQG, from the coding sequence ATGAACGAGCAACTTGCTACCACACCGGCCACCTCCCGGGACGGTTCCCGAGGTAAAAGGCGGCTCCCCATTTGCGTGGCCACCGTGCTGCACATCGATGACGATCCGAATGATACGGAACTGCTGCGCGCCGCTGCCCGAAGGGCGGGCGCCGAATTCCTGCTTCATAATGTCAATGATGGGGAGCAGGCGATCGCTTATTTGAGCGGCCAAGGATTGTTTGCAGACCGCCAGGTTTACCAGAGACCTTCCCTGGTTCTGCTCGACCTCAAGATGCCGCGCGCAACCGGTTTCGAAATCCTTGGGTGGATACGCAATCATGCCGAGCTGGGGAAGATTCCTGTGGTCGTTCTGTCCGGCTCGGAATTAAAGGCCGACATTCAGCGCGCTTACGACATTGGCGCCAATTCTTACCTGATCAAGCCGCCGGGGTTTCAGGACCTGGTCCAGCTTGTCAGAAGCCTGCATGCCGTTTGGCTTGCCAACCCTCCACAGCAAGGGTGA